A section of the Hevea brasiliensis isolate MT/VB/25A 57/8 chromosome 17, ASM3005281v1, whole genome shotgun sequence genome encodes:
- the LOC110656942 gene encoding uncharacterized protein LOC110656942 isoform X2, which translates to MPGNEVGDRIHNFFGQGNLSHGSPGQHHSEVVDGTWPVLGNNPWAGGQRQIGTPFSNLKNHSLQQSADSERGHGEQSSSAQHGVNFSQSILRPEVVRSQSQNQQPTLNGYTHGNQAFQTRQSDANFLGVDTEPDRCNLTSRGFSILDAQLGSGPALHKNNSATMDFNESPVNFDFLGGQQKMSSQHPGMLQSLPRLQSGIRDMQPLQQQVMLKQMQEIQRQQQHQKHQLQQQGVRQLNSVNQVSSFAKQAAGSHPSTLVNGIHMHDASNYSWQPDLMAANTNWLQRGMSPAMQGSSSGLMFSPEHGRAPPLAGMIPQQVDQSLYGVPISGSRVGPSQYSPVQMDKSTIQQISGSSNPFSGNQYAGFPDPASMQDGTFSSRQGYQGKNMLGTADSQGLDGGFDLENLQQVDPHQSNGPGLDFHGRQDLGGPSETSLEKTAMRVAPSQNVATLDPTEERILFGADDNLWKAFDRGTNNGAGGFNMLDGIDFLGAFPSVQSGSWSALMQSAVAETSSADTGLQEEWTGLTFQCSEPPAENQQTPTMSDSGKQQSTGVDNTNRLQVASMPNPIPYNMCDGVNSSINYNNMPGVKQSGANISHEWRERLHTGSSQRFVQPFSGEGTKWLDCNPLRKPVSEGSHSYEGVQASDAESNAKNISGSWANQQGISSYNTGSQPGAKPNGWKFVDSAPGGRGTVLKNQGNENTLQSSQNTERKSPMFEVMGYGTVTWKTDSVSNSIAELEKSTTGSPQLNREDSNLNDVAALPGSSAVRANEESSQQLPNGNNIDIWKHVGSSVKPKEREFPGKYQPHMDKSHHTFESSGNNNLGNGAVETHDYLDTKERKTDSFHNVSNHMSTSDVRENAWQDANDSQTLSGAKLKSSGHVGRKPSGVRKFQYHPMGDLDADVEASYGTKHVTHPQSTQMQVSPGLKGHDHGGIGQSKFPIQIARNSVDIDKLCFLSQGETKGLDEISAKNILPRSAPSAHATSKTTPSSQNMLELLHKVDQSRERGNATHFISSDCNQSSEMHDVQNSDESVHLQKNQASASQGFGLQLAPPSQPLPSQDHALSSQSPSQTNIGPSSTHVTSEIGEKGHRWLASTSSVQGLPCETSQGELRNNISGTSGQTGKNAQGKFSAALSPGFPYSRSHIHNPHMYDMGTCAATTQPVNAYFDRFASQSKQMTESFQRAHSGQSALAIVPDRSRVTSHNDVTSSGEMHQLSNNKQNCKKDSARQFPVLEVVPAPQGSNISGTSQENASARMSVTDWTSISMQQRSFDAQAFKASTNMFKSNFHSNKDSETTSSIPQQLEGQGVQMVGNGPSESGACSVNFHGFVGKEQAAKGDPCQQVSPDNDHAYKTMSVSEGKESVANPLTGTSLMKPASTQREIEAFGRSLRPNSNLHQNYSLSRQVQGLKNEEVDPDNSSLKRFKVPDGAMDAQQLGPPGGQQFYGHNMVRDASTNCDSIPTRDSKMLSFPARLTDVPDANMPSQGMLGLGHNDTQNFANCSAVPVRTEQSQISHQMAPSWFDQYGTFKNGQILPLQDAQKTVSMKTMELPFAVGRPSNSLHAYGPMKQENVIAADASQHGLLQKGSITSPLPQLMYPDTADVSLAAVRPKKRKSATSELVPWHKLVVHGLQWLPTISSAEVDWACATNRLTEKLEDETEMVEDGPPGFRSKRRLIFTTQLMQLLFHPPLASVLSADAMSHYESVVPFLARSTLGDACSTLCCVGSDTSVPSGSGNLLPEKFKTSERISKQYFSKVVEDLISRARKLENDLLRLDKRASVLDLRVECQELEKFSVINRFAKFHGRGQADGAETSSSSDAPLKSCLQRYVTALPMPRNLPDRD; encoded by the exons ATGCCTGGCAACGAAGTTGGAGATAGGATCCATAATTTCTTTGGCCAGGGGAACTTGTCTCATGGCTCTCCTGGCCAGCACCACTCAGAGGTTGTTGATGGGACCTGGCCTGTGCTAGGTAACAATCCGTGGGCTGGTGGTCAGAGACAAATTGGCACACCTTTTTCTAATTTGAAGAATCACTCTCTACAGCAATCAG CTGATTCTGAGAGAGGACATGGGGAACAGTCATCAAGTGCGCAGCATGGTGTGAATTTTTCTCAATCAATTCTGAGGCCTGAGGTTGTTAGAAGTCAATCTCAAAACCAACAACCAACTTTGAATGGCTATACGCATGGGAATCAGGCTTTCCAGACAAGGCAGAGTGATGCAAACTTTTTGGGAGTGGATACGGAACCTGATCGATGTAATTTAACATCAAGAGGCTTTTCAATTCTTGATGCACAGTTAGGAAGTGGTCCTGCACTTCACAAGAACAATTCAGCAACGATGGATTTTAATGAATCTCCTgttaattttgattttttggGAGGTCAACAGAAAATGAGCAGCCAGCATCCTGGCATGTTGCAATCTTTACCAAGACTGCAGTCAGGGATTAGAGATATGCAGCCACTACAGCAACAGGTCATGCTCAAGCAAATGCAAGAAATTCAGAGGCAGCAACAGCATCAGAAACACCAATTGCAGCAACAAGGAGTAAGGCAACTGAATTCTGTAAATCAGGTTTCCTCTTTCGCAAAACAGGCTGCGGGTAGTCATCCATCAACTTTGGTCAATGGGATTCATATGCATGATGCATCTAATTATTCATGGCAGCCTGATCTTATGGCCGCTAATACAAACTGGCTACAGCGTGGTATGTCTCCAGCTATGCAAGGATCCTCTAGTGGGTTAATGTTTTCCCCTGAGCATGGCCGGGCACCGCCCTTGGCAGGAATGATTCCTCAGCAGGTTGATCAATCGCTTTATGGTGTTCCTATCTCTGGATCAAGAGTTGGTCCAAGCCAATACTCTCCTGTCCAAATGGATAAGTCCACAATACAGCAGATATCAGGCAGCAGTAATCCCTTTTCAGGTAATCAATATGCTGGGTTTCCAGACCCAGCTAGCATGCAGGATGGTACTTTTTCTTCCAGGCAGGGATATCAGGGAAAAAATATGTTAGGGACTGCTGATAGCCAAGGCCTAGATGGTGGATTTGATTTGGAAAACTTGCAGCAAGTAGATCCCCATCAAAGCAATGGGCCTGGGCTGGATTTTCATGGGAGGCAAGATCTAGGTGGTCCATCAGAAACATCACTGGAGAAGACAGCAATGCGGGTTGCCCCTTCACAGAATGTGGCTACCCTAGACCCAACTGAAGAAAGGATTTTGTTTGGTGCAGATGATAATCTGTGGAAAGCTTTTGACAGAGGTACCAACAATGGAGCTGGAGGTTTTAATATGTTGGATGGCATAGATTTTCTTGGTGCATTTCCTTCTGTGCAAAGTGGGAGTTGGAGTGCTCTTATGCAGTCGGCTGTAGCAGAAACGTCAAGTGCTGATACAGGACTGCAAGAAGAGTGGACAGGTCTGACTTTCCAGTGTAGTGAACCCCCAGCTGAGAATCAACAGACCCCAACTATGAGTGATAGTGGGAAACAGCAATCCACTGGAGTTGACAACACTAACAGATTGCAGGTTGCCTCCATGCCAAATCCTATACCCTATAATATGTGTGATGGCGTGAACTCAAGTATCAACTATAACAATATGCCTGGGGTTAAGCAATCTGGAGCGAATATATCACATGAATGGCGAGAGAGGTTGCATACTGGTTCTTCTCAAAGATTTGTTCagccattttctggagagggaaccAAATGGTTGGATTGCAATCCTTTACGAAAGCCAGTTTCTGAAGGCAGCCATAGTTATGAAGGTGTTCAGGCCTCAGATGCagaatcaaatgcaaagaacatTTCAGGTTCTTGGGCAAATCAACAGGGCATATCCTCTTATAATACTGGTAGCCAACCAGGCGCTAAACCAAATGGTTGGAAGTTTGTTGATTCTGCGCCTGGTGGCAGAGGTACTGTTTTGAAGAACCAGGGTAATGAAAACACATTGCAATCTTCTCAGAATACTGAGCGGAAGAGTCCCATGTTTGAGGTAATGGGTTATGGTACTGTTACATGGAAGACTGATTCTGTTTCTAATTCAATTGCTGAATTGGAGAAATCCACCACTGGAAGCCCACAGTTGAATAGAGAAGATTCTAACCTGAATGATGTTGCTGCATTGCCTGGTTCAAGTGCTGTAAGGGCTAACGAGGAAAGCAGCCAACAGCTTCCCAATGGTAATAACATTGACATCTGGAAACATGTTGGTTCTTCAGTCAAACCTAAAGAACGTGAGTTTCCAGGAAAATACCAACCTCATATGGATAAGAGTCATCACACTTTTGAGTCATCTGGAAATAATAACTTGGGCAATGGAGCAGTTGAAACTCATGATTACCTTGATACAAAAGAAAGGAAAACTGATAGCTTTCACAATGTATCTAATCATATGTCTACTAGTGACGTCAGAGAAAATGCTTGGCAAGATGCAAATGATTCACAGACTTTGTCTGGGGCAAAACTAAAATCATCTGGCCATGTTGGTCGAAAGCCTTCGGGAGTTCGTAAATTTCAGTATCATCCTATGGGGGATCTGGATGCTGATGTTGAAGCTTCTTATGGAACAAAACATGTTACACATCCACAGTCCACCCAAATGCAGGTTTCTCCAGGGTTAAAAGGTCATGATCATGGGGGTATTGGGCAATCAAAATTTCCTATTCAGATAGCTAGAAATTCTGTGGATATTGACAAG CTTTGTTTTCTGAGTCAAGGAGAAACAAAAGGCTTAGATGAGATATCTGCAAAAAATATTCTTCCACGTTCTGCGCCTAGTGCTCACGCAACAAGCAAGACAACACCCTCGAG tcaaaatatgcttgagcttcTTCATAAGGTGGACCAATCAAGGGAGCGTGGAAATGCAACACATTTCATTTCTTCTGACTGCAATCAGTCTTCTGAGATGCATGATGTCCAAAATTCTGATGAATCTGTTCACCTCCAAAAAAACCAGGCTTCTGCTTCTCAAGGTTTTGGTTTACAACTTGCTCCCCCATCTCAACCCTTGCCTAGTCAAGACCATGCCCTATCTTCTCAGAGCCCCTCACAGACAAATATCGGCCCCAGTTCAACTCATGTCACTTCTGAAATAGGGGAGAAAGGTCATAGATGGCTGGCTTCCACATCTTCTGTTCAGGGCTTGCCTTGTGAAACGTCTCAAGGAGAATTGAGGAATAATATTTCTGGTACCTCAGGACAAACTGGCAAGAATGCCCAGGGAAAATTTTCTGCTGCTCTTTCCCCTGGATTTCCTTATTCAAGAAGTCATATCCATAATCCGCACATGTATGATATGGGCACATGTGCAGCGACCACTCAACCTGTCAATGCATATTTTGATAGGTTTGCATCTCAGTCGAAACAGATGACCGAGTCTTTTCAGAGAGCTCATAGTGGCCAGTCAGCACTGGCAATAGTGCCAGACAGGTCTAGAGTTACTTCACATAATGATGTTACTTCCTCCGGTGAGATGCATCAGCTGAGTAATAACAAGCAAAATTGCAAAAAAGATTCAGCCCGGCAATTTCCTGTTTTGGAAGTTGTGCCAGCTCCTCAGGGTTCTAATATATCTGGCACATCACAGGAGAATGCTTCTGCAAGAATGTCAGTTACTGATTGGACCAGTATTTCAATGCAGCAACGTTCATTTGATGCGCAGGCTTTTAAGGCGTCAACCAATATGTTTAAGTCCAATTTTCATTCAAATAAAGACTCAGAAACAACTTCCTCTATACCACAGCAGTTAGAAGGTCAAGGAGTACAAATGGTAGGGAATGGTCCATCTGAATCTGGTGCATGTTCTGTGAATTTTCATGGTTTTGTTGGGAAAGAACAAGCAGCAAAAGGAGATCCATGCCAGCAAGTTTCACCTGATAATGACCATGCGTACAAGACAATGTCTGTCTCAGAAGGGAAAGAATCTGTTGCAAATCCTCTTACTGGCACTTCTCTTATGAAGCCTGCCAGTACCCAAAGAGAGATTGAAGCATTTGGCCGATCTTTAAGGCCAAATagtaatttacatcaaaattactcGTTGTCGCGTCAAGTGCAGGGCTTGAAAAATGAAGAGGTAGATCCAGACAATAGCAGTTTGAAGAGATTTAAAGTTCCTGATGGTGCCATGGATGCTCAGCAGCTAGGGCCCCCAGGAGGACAGCAGTTCTATGGTCACAATATGGTCAGGGATGCATCAACAAATTGTGATTCGATTCCCACAAGAGATTCTAAGATGCTAAGCTTTCCGGCAAGACTGACGGATGTTCCGGATGCAAATATGCCTTCTCAGGGCATGCTTGGACTTGGTCACAATGATACTCAGAATTTTGCTAATTGTAGTGCAGTACCTGTGAGAACTGAACAGTCTCAGATCAGTCACCAGATGGCCCCATCATGGTTTGATCAGTATGGCACCTTTAAAAATGGGCAGATATTACCATTGCAAGATGCACAAAAAACTGTCTCCATGAAAACTATGGAACTTCCTTTTGCTGTTGGAAGGCCTTCCAATAGTTTACATGCTTATGGTCCAATGAAGCAAGAAAATGTGATTGCTGCGGATGCTAGTCAGCATGGTcttctgcaaaagggttcaatcACCTCACCGCTCCCTCAGTTAATGTATCCTGATACTGCTGATGTGAGCTTGGCTGCTGTGAGACCAAAGAAGCGTAAAAGTGCTACATCAGAACTTGTACCATGGCATAAACTAGTGGTGCATGGCCTTCAATGGCTTCCGACCATCAG TTCGGCTGAAGTGGACTGGGCTTGTGCAACAAACAGATTGACTGAGAAG TTGGAAGATGAAACTGAAATGGTAGAGGATGGACCACCAGGGTTTAGATCAAAGAGGAGGCTTATATTTACAACACAGCTTATGCAGCTGCTGTTTCACCCTCCTCTGGCCTCAGTTCTGTCTGCAGATGCTATGTCACATTATGAGAGTGTTGTACCCTTTCTTGCTCGATCAACCCTGGGAGATGCTTGCAGCACACTCTGTTGTGTTGGAAGCGATACTTCTGTGCCTTCTGGCAGCGGAAATCT CCTGCCTGAGAAGTTCAAAACATCTGAGAGAATCAGCAAACAATACTTCTCAAAAGTTGTGGAAGACCTGATCAGTAGAGCAAGGAAGCTAGAAAATGATCTCTTGAG ATTGGATAAGAGGGCATCTGTTCTAGACTTGAGAGTGGAATGCCAAGAGCTAGAGaagttttctgttatcaaccgttTTGCCAAGTTCCATGGCCGGGGCCAAGCTGATGGGGCCGAGACCTCATCATCCTCTGACGCACCTCTGAAATCCTGCCTCCAGAGATATGTTACTGCACTTCCAATGCCTAGAAATCTCCCTGACAGG
- the LOC110656942 gene encoding uncharacterized protein LOC110656942 isoform X1, producing MPGNEVGDRIHNFFGQGNLSHGSPGQHHSEVVDGTWPVLGNNPWAGGQRQIGTPFSNLKNHSLQQSADSERGHGEQSSSAQHGVNFSQSILRPEVVRSQSQNQQPTLNGYTHGNQAFQTRQSDANFLGVDTEPDRCNLTSRGFSILDAQLGSGPALHKNNSATMDFNESPVNFDFLGGQQKMSSQHPGMLQSLPRLQSGIRDMQPLQQQVMLKQMQEIQRQQQHQKHQLQQQGVRQLNSVNQVSSFAKQAAGSHPSTLVNGIHMHDASNYSWQPDLMAANTNWLQRGMSPAMQGSSSGLMFSPEHGRAPPLAGMIPQQVDQSLYGVPISGSRVGPSQYSPVQMDKSTIQQISGSSNPFSGNQYAGFPDPASMQDGTFSSRQGYQGKNMLGTADSQGLDGGFDLENLQQVDPHQSNGPGLDFHGRQDLGGPSETSLEKTAMRVAPSQNVATLDPTEERILFGADDNLWKAFDRGTNNGAGGFNMLDGIDFLGAFPSVQSGSWSALMQSAVAETSSADTGLQEEWTGLTFQCSEPPAENQQTPTMSDSGKQQSTGVDNTNRLQVASMPNPIPYNMCDGVNSSINYNNMPGVKQSGANISHEWRERLHTGSSQRFVQPFSGEGTKWLDCNPLRKPVSEGSHSYEGVQASDAESNAKNISGSWANQQGISSYNTGSQPGAKPNGWKFVDSAPGGRGTVLKNQGNENTLQSSQNTERKSPMFEVMGYGTVTWKTDSVSNSIAELEKSTTGSPQLNREDSNLNDVAALPGSSAVRANEESSQQLPNGNNIDIWKHVGSSVKPKEREFPGKYQPHMDKSHHTFESSGNNNLGNGAVETHDYLDTKERKTDSFHNVSNHMSTSDVRENAWQDANDSQTLSGAKLKSSGHVGRKPSGVRKFQYHPMGDLDADVEASYGTKHVTHPQSTQMQVSPGLKGHDHGGIGQSKFPIQIARNSVDIDKLCFLSQGETKGLDEISAKNILPRSAPSAHATSKTTPSSQNMLELLHKVDQSRERGNATHFISSDCNQSSEMHDVQNSDESVHLQKNQASASQGFGLQLAPPSQPLPSQDHALSSQSPSQTNIGPSSTHVTSEIGEKGHRWLASTSSVQGLPCETSQGELRNNISGTSGQTGKNAQGKFSAALSPGFPYSRSHIHNPHMYDMGTCAATTQPVNAYFDRFASQSKQMTESFQRAHSGQSALAIVPDRSRVTSHNDVTSSGEMHQLSNNKQNCKKDSARQFPVLEVVPAPQGSNISGTSQENASARMSVTDWTSISMQQRSFDAQAFKASTNMFKSNFHSNKDSETTSSIPQQLEGQGVQMVGNGPSESGACSVNFHGFVGKEQAAKGDPCQQVSPDNDHAYKTMSVSEGKESVANPLTGTSLMKPASTQREIEAFGRSLRPNSNLHQNYSLSRQVQGLKNEEVDPDNSSLKRFKVPDGAMDAQQLGPPGGQQFYGHNMVRDASTNCDSIPTRDSKMLSFPARLTDVPDANMPSQGMLGLGHNDTQNFANCSAVPVRTEQSQISHQMAPSWFDQYGTFKNGQILPLQDAQKTVSMKTMELPFAVGRPSNSLHAYGPMKQENVIAADASQHGLLQKGSITSPLPQLMYPDTADVSLAAVRPKKRKSATSELVPWHKLVVHGLQWLPTISSAEVDWACATNRLTEKLEDETEMVEDGPPGFRSKRRLIFTTQLMQLLFHPPLASVLSADAMSHYESVVPFLARSTLGDACSTLCCVGSDTSVPSGSGNLLPEKFKTSERISKQYFSKVVEDLISRARKLENDLLRLDKRASVLDLRVECQELEKFSVINRFAKFHGRGQADGAETSSSSDAPLKSCLQRYVTALPMPRNLPDRDFLGWENNQNFLFYTCLICKITEHETSELLLENPGILYTDYFYVINMLI from the exons ATGCCTGGCAACGAAGTTGGAGATAGGATCCATAATTTCTTTGGCCAGGGGAACTTGTCTCATGGCTCTCCTGGCCAGCACCACTCAGAGGTTGTTGATGGGACCTGGCCTGTGCTAGGTAACAATCCGTGGGCTGGTGGTCAGAGACAAATTGGCACACCTTTTTCTAATTTGAAGAATCACTCTCTACAGCAATCAG CTGATTCTGAGAGAGGACATGGGGAACAGTCATCAAGTGCGCAGCATGGTGTGAATTTTTCTCAATCAATTCTGAGGCCTGAGGTTGTTAGAAGTCAATCTCAAAACCAACAACCAACTTTGAATGGCTATACGCATGGGAATCAGGCTTTCCAGACAAGGCAGAGTGATGCAAACTTTTTGGGAGTGGATACGGAACCTGATCGATGTAATTTAACATCAAGAGGCTTTTCAATTCTTGATGCACAGTTAGGAAGTGGTCCTGCACTTCACAAGAACAATTCAGCAACGATGGATTTTAATGAATCTCCTgttaattttgattttttggGAGGTCAACAGAAAATGAGCAGCCAGCATCCTGGCATGTTGCAATCTTTACCAAGACTGCAGTCAGGGATTAGAGATATGCAGCCACTACAGCAACAGGTCATGCTCAAGCAAATGCAAGAAATTCAGAGGCAGCAACAGCATCAGAAACACCAATTGCAGCAACAAGGAGTAAGGCAACTGAATTCTGTAAATCAGGTTTCCTCTTTCGCAAAACAGGCTGCGGGTAGTCATCCATCAACTTTGGTCAATGGGATTCATATGCATGATGCATCTAATTATTCATGGCAGCCTGATCTTATGGCCGCTAATACAAACTGGCTACAGCGTGGTATGTCTCCAGCTATGCAAGGATCCTCTAGTGGGTTAATGTTTTCCCCTGAGCATGGCCGGGCACCGCCCTTGGCAGGAATGATTCCTCAGCAGGTTGATCAATCGCTTTATGGTGTTCCTATCTCTGGATCAAGAGTTGGTCCAAGCCAATACTCTCCTGTCCAAATGGATAAGTCCACAATACAGCAGATATCAGGCAGCAGTAATCCCTTTTCAGGTAATCAATATGCTGGGTTTCCAGACCCAGCTAGCATGCAGGATGGTACTTTTTCTTCCAGGCAGGGATATCAGGGAAAAAATATGTTAGGGACTGCTGATAGCCAAGGCCTAGATGGTGGATTTGATTTGGAAAACTTGCAGCAAGTAGATCCCCATCAAAGCAATGGGCCTGGGCTGGATTTTCATGGGAGGCAAGATCTAGGTGGTCCATCAGAAACATCACTGGAGAAGACAGCAATGCGGGTTGCCCCTTCACAGAATGTGGCTACCCTAGACCCAACTGAAGAAAGGATTTTGTTTGGTGCAGATGATAATCTGTGGAAAGCTTTTGACAGAGGTACCAACAATGGAGCTGGAGGTTTTAATATGTTGGATGGCATAGATTTTCTTGGTGCATTTCCTTCTGTGCAAAGTGGGAGTTGGAGTGCTCTTATGCAGTCGGCTGTAGCAGAAACGTCAAGTGCTGATACAGGACTGCAAGAAGAGTGGACAGGTCTGACTTTCCAGTGTAGTGAACCCCCAGCTGAGAATCAACAGACCCCAACTATGAGTGATAGTGGGAAACAGCAATCCACTGGAGTTGACAACACTAACAGATTGCAGGTTGCCTCCATGCCAAATCCTATACCCTATAATATGTGTGATGGCGTGAACTCAAGTATCAACTATAACAATATGCCTGGGGTTAAGCAATCTGGAGCGAATATATCACATGAATGGCGAGAGAGGTTGCATACTGGTTCTTCTCAAAGATTTGTTCagccattttctggagagggaaccAAATGGTTGGATTGCAATCCTTTACGAAAGCCAGTTTCTGAAGGCAGCCATAGTTATGAAGGTGTTCAGGCCTCAGATGCagaatcaaatgcaaagaacatTTCAGGTTCTTGGGCAAATCAACAGGGCATATCCTCTTATAATACTGGTAGCCAACCAGGCGCTAAACCAAATGGTTGGAAGTTTGTTGATTCTGCGCCTGGTGGCAGAGGTACTGTTTTGAAGAACCAGGGTAATGAAAACACATTGCAATCTTCTCAGAATACTGAGCGGAAGAGTCCCATGTTTGAGGTAATGGGTTATGGTACTGTTACATGGAAGACTGATTCTGTTTCTAATTCAATTGCTGAATTGGAGAAATCCACCACTGGAAGCCCACAGTTGAATAGAGAAGATTCTAACCTGAATGATGTTGCTGCATTGCCTGGTTCAAGTGCTGTAAGGGCTAACGAGGAAAGCAGCCAACAGCTTCCCAATGGTAATAACATTGACATCTGGAAACATGTTGGTTCTTCAGTCAAACCTAAAGAACGTGAGTTTCCAGGAAAATACCAACCTCATATGGATAAGAGTCATCACACTTTTGAGTCATCTGGAAATAATAACTTGGGCAATGGAGCAGTTGAAACTCATGATTACCTTGATACAAAAGAAAGGAAAACTGATAGCTTTCACAATGTATCTAATCATATGTCTACTAGTGACGTCAGAGAAAATGCTTGGCAAGATGCAAATGATTCACAGACTTTGTCTGGGGCAAAACTAAAATCATCTGGCCATGTTGGTCGAAAGCCTTCGGGAGTTCGTAAATTTCAGTATCATCCTATGGGGGATCTGGATGCTGATGTTGAAGCTTCTTATGGAACAAAACATGTTACACATCCACAGTCCACCCAAATGCAGGTTTCTCCAGGGTTAAAAGGTCATGATCATGGGGGTATTGGGCAATCAAAATTTCCTATTCAGATAGCTAGAAATTCTGTGGATATTGACAAG CTTTGTTTTCTGAGTCAAGGAGAAACAAAAGGCTTAGATGAGATATCTGCAAAAAATATTCTTCCACGTTCTGCGCCTAGTGCTCACGCAACAAGCAAGACAACACCCTCGAG tcaaaatatgcttgagcttcTTCATAAGGTGGACCAATCAAGGGAGCGTGGAAATGCAACACATTTCATTTCTTCTGACTGCAATCAGTCTTCTGAGATGCATGATGTCCAAAATTCTGATGAATCTGTTCACCTCCAAAAAAACCAGGCTTCTGCTTCTCAAGGTTTTGGTTTACAACTTGCTCCCCCATCTCAACCCTTGCCTAGTCAAGACCATGCCCTATCTTCTCAGAGCCCCTCACAGACAAATATCGGCCCCAGTTCAACTCATGTCACTTCTGAAATAGGGGAGAAAGGTCATAGATGGCTGGCTTCCACATCTTCTGTTCAGGGCTTGCCTTGTGAAACGTCTCAAGGAGAATTGAGGAATAATATTTCTGGTACCTCAGGACAAACTGGCAAGAATGCCCAGGGAAAATTTTCTGCTGCTCTTTCCCCTGGATTTCCTTATTCAAGAAGTCATATCCATAATCCGCACATGTATGATATGGGCACATGTGCAGCGACCACTCAACCTGTCAATGCATATTTTGATAGGTTTGCATCTCAGTCGAAACAGATGACCGAGTCTTTTCAGAGAGCTCATAGTGGCCAGTCAGCACTGGCAATAGTGCCAGACAGGTCTAGAGTTACTTCACATAATGATGTTACTTCCTCCGGTGAGATGCATCAGCTGAGTAATAACAAGCAAAATTGCAAAAAAGATTCAGCCCGGCAATTTCCTGTTTTGGAAGTTGTGCCAGCTCCTCAGGGTTCTAATATATCTGGCACATCACAGGAGAATGCTTCTGCAAGAATGTCAGTTACTGATTGGACCAGTATTTCAATGCAGCAACGTTCATTTGATGCGCAGGCTTTTAAGGCGTCAACCAATATGTTTAAGTCCAATTTTCATTCAAATAAAGACTCAGAAACAACTTCCTCTATACCACAGCAGTTAGAAGGTCAAGGAGTACAAATGGTAGGGAATGGTCCATCTGAATCTGGTGCATGTTCTGTGAATTTTCATGGTTTTGTTGGGAAAGAACAAGCAGCAAAAGGAGATCCATGCCAGCAAGTTTCACCTGATAATGACCATGCGTACAAGACAATGTCTGTCTCAGAAGGGAAAGAATCTGTTGCAAATCCTCTTACTGGCACTTCTCTTATGAAGCCTGCCAGTACCCAAAGAGAGATTGAAGCATTTGGCCGATCTTTAAGGCCAAATagtaatttacatcaaaattactcGTTGTCGCGTCAAGTGCAGGGCTTGAAAAATGAAGAGGTAGATCCAGACAATAGCAGTTTGAAGAGATTTAAAGTTCCTGATGGTGCCATGGATGCTCAGCAGCTAGGGCCCCCAGGAGGACAGCAGTTCTATGGTCACAATATGGTCAGGGATGCATCAACAAATTGTGATTCGATTCCCACAAGAGATTCTAAGATGCTAAGCTTTCCGGCAAGACTGACGGATGTTCCGGATGCAAATATGCCTTCTCAGGGCATGCTTGGACTTGGTCACAATGATACTCAGAATTTTGCTAATTGTAGTGCAGTACCTGTGAGAACTGAACAGTCTCAGATCAGTCACCAGATGGCCCCATCATGGTTTGATCAGTATGGCACCTTTAAAAATGGGCAGATATTACCATTGCAAGATGCACAAAAAACTGTCTCCATGAAAACTATGGAACTTCCTTTTGCTGTTGGAAGGCCTTCCAATAGTTTACATGCTTATGGTCCAATGAAGCAAGAAAATGTGATTGCTGCGGATGCTAGTCAGCATGGTcttctgcaaaagggttcaatcACCTCACCGCTCCCTCAGTTAATGTATCCTGATACTGCTGATGTGAGCTTGGCTGCTGTGAGACCAAAGAAGCGTAAAAGTGCTACATCAGAACTTGTACCATGGCATAAACTAGTGGTGCATGGCCTTCAATGGCTTCCGACCATCAG TTCGGCTGAAGTGGACTGGGCTTGTGCAACAAACAGATTGACTGAGAAG TTGGAAGATGAAACTGAAATGGTAGAGGATGGACCACCAGGGTTTAGATCAAAGAGGAGGCTTATATTTACAACACAGCTTATGCAGCTGCTGTTTCACCCTCCTCTGGCCTCAGTTCTGTCTGCAGATGCTATGTCACATTATGAGAGTGTTGTACCCTTTCTTGCTCGATCAACCCTGGGAGATGCTTGCAGCACACTCTGTTGTGTTGGAAGCGATACTTCTGTGCCTTCTGGCAGCGGAAATCT CCTGCCTGAGAAGTTCAAAACATCTGAGAGAATCAGCAAACAATACTTCTCAAAAGTTGTGGAAGACCTGATCAGTAGAGCAAGGAAGCTAGAAAATGATCTCTTGAG ATTGGATAAGAGGGCATCTGTTCTAGACTTGAGAGTGGAATGCCAAGAGCTAGAGaagttttctgttatcaaccgttTTGCCAAGTTCCATGGCCGGGGCCAAGCTGATGGGGCCGAGACCTCATCATCCTCTGACGCACCTCTGAAATCCTGCCTCCAGAGATATGTTACTGCACTTCCAATGCCTAGAAATCTCCCTGACAGG GACTTCCTGGGATGGGAAAAtaaccaaaattttcttttttacacCTGCCTAATATGTAAAATAACAGAACATGAAACTTCAGAGCTGCTCTTGGAAAACCCTGGGATACTTTATACGGACTATTTCTACGTAATTAATATGttaatatga